The following coding sequences lie in one Musa acuminata AAA Group cultivar baxijiao chromosome BXJ3-1, Cavendish_Baxijiao_AAA, whole genome shotgun sequence genomic window:
- the LOC103979108 gene encoding probable transcriptional regulator SLK2, translating into MSGNDCSGFGPASGDMNQILNSRGNSSGPSVGASSLVTDANSTLSGGAQLQRSTSFNNESYMRIPASPMSFSSNISGSSVMDGCSIVQQSPLQEHVRKQGLSTATSQLTQRETPNIMNAQKKMQLDIRQEDILQKQLVQQLMQRHDPMQLQGQQNPQLHAYLQQQRLMQHQQQQQQQQQQIIQSFSQMQQAPINLQQQQQLWHHVQPQTLQPVTPVKRPFDNGICSRRLMQYLYHQRHRSPNNSILYWRKFVAEYFAVRAKKRWCLSLYDNMGNHALGVFPQLAVDAWQCDICGSKSGKGFEATFEALPRLFQIKFDRGVIDENLFLDMPHECRLSSGAMVLKYEKAVQESVYEHLRIVRHGQLRIIFTPELKILFWEFCARQHEEFLPRRLLAPQVNQLLQVAQKYQAAVSENNTAGVSHQDLQTSCNMFSTAGRQLARNLDLQSLNDLGFSKRYVRCLQISEVVSSMKDLIDFSQEQKIGPIESLKNYTRQASAKLQKQKLETEQLMSYNSLPGDQSAVSKVIGIHPGLNSYMNNNIAANQVVNGSQQSVHALNSYQNMLRNSLNLKHNLLQQDASSSLCASKHAQQFQGSSSIITNASANNLSGQQQQQPTLDGCLPQQNSVQTSQVNQHMQQHIIQQLLQEMMNNNKAAPQQSLIASNANANLAARDAIGGGISGSIRSGIEMQNMPSNFPNNGTGAVSSRSNCFKSAATAGNPIHNSGNSLSSRPDLPQNMDLSEMDHIAQEFSESGMFNGDSW; encoded by the exons ATGTCAGGGAACGACTGCTCTGGTTTTGGACCGGCTTCTGGTGACATGAACCAAATACTAAACAGCAGGGGAAACTCCTCCGGTCCAAGCGTTGGTGCCAGCTCCCTCGTCACTGACGCCAACTCAACACTCTCTGGTGGTGCTCAGTTGCAAAGAAGCACCAGCTTCAACAACGAGTCATATATGCGTATCCCTGCCTCACCCATGTCCTTCTCCTCCAACATCTCGGGTTCTTCGGTGATGGATGGTTGCTCCATTGTGCAGCAGAGCCCTCTCCAAGAGCACGTGAGAAAACAAGGGCTCTCAACAGCAACATCCCAGTTAACACAACGGGAAACCCCAAATATAATGAATGCTCAGAAAAAAATGCAGCTTGATATAAGGCAAGAGGATATCCTGCAGAAGCAGTTGGTTCAACAGCTTATGCAGAGACATGACCCTATGCAGCTGCAGGGCCAGCAAAACCCACAGCTGCATGCTTATTTGCAACAGCAGAGACTAATGcaacatcagcagcagcagcagcagcagcagcagcagataatTCAATCCTTTTCTCAGATGCAACAAGCCCCTATCAACttgcagcagcaacagcaattgTGGCACCATGTGCAACCTCAGACTCTTCAGCCAGTTACTCCTGTTAAGCGCCCCTTTGATAATGGAATATGTTCTCGCAGGCTTATGCAATATTTGTATCACCAGCGTCATCGGTCACCT AATAATTCTATATTATACTGGAGGAAGTTTGTGGCTGAGTATTTTGCAGTACGAGCTAAGAAACGGTGGTGTTTGTCCTTGTATGATAATATGGGCAATCATGCCCTTGGTGTATTCCCACAGTTGGCTGTG GATGCATGGCAGTGCGACATTTGTGGTTCGAAATCTGGAAAAGGATTTG AGGCTACTTTTGAAGCACTTCCTCGGCTTTTTCAAATTAAATTTGACCGTGGTGTAATTGATGAAAACTTGTTTCTTGACATGCCTCATGAGTGCCGATTGTCCTCTGGAGCTATGGTATTGAAGTATGAAAAAGCTGTTCAAGAAAGTGTCTATGAGCATCTACGTATTGTTCGCCATGGACAACTCCGAATAATATTCACACCAGAACTGAAG ATATTATTTTGGGAATTTTGTGCTCGACAGCATGAAGAGTTTCTTCCTCGTAGATTGCTAGCACCTCAG GTTAACCAACTATTGCAAGTTGCTCAAAAATATCAAGCAGCTGTGTCTGAGAATAATACGGCTGGAGTTTCACATCAAGATTTGCAAACAAGCTGCAATAT GTTTTCAACAGCAGGTCGTCAGCTAGCAAGAAATTTGGACTTACAATCATTGAATGACTTAGGATTCTCCAAAAGATATGTTCGGTGCTTGCAG ATATCTGAGGTTGTCAGTAGCATGAAGGACTTGATTGATTTTAGCCAGGAGCAGAAGATTGGACCAATAG AGAGTTTGAAGAACTATACAAGGCAGGCTTCAGCAAAGCTCCAAAAACAAAAGCTGGAGACGGAGCAGCTGATGAGTTATAATAGTCTGCCAGGTGATCAGAGTGCCGTAAGCAAAGTAATTGGCATCCATCCAGGGTTAAACAGTTACATGAACAACAATATAGCAGCTAACCAAGTTGTTAACGGCAGCCAGCAAAGTGTCCATGCACTAAACAGCTACCAGAATATGCTGAGAAATTCTCTGAACTTGAAGCACAATTTGCTTCAACAGGATGCTTCGAGTTCTTTGTGTGCCTCCAAACATGCACAGCAATTTCAGGGTTCATCATCAATTATAACAAATGCATCTGCCAATAATTTATCtgggcaacagcagcagcaacctACATTGGATGGTTGCTTGCCCCAGCAGAACAGTGTGCAAACCTCCCAGGTGAACCAACACATGCAGCAACATATAATTCAGCAGCTGCTGCAAGAGATGATGAATAACAACAAGGCAGCACCACAACAATCTCTTATTGCTTCCAATGCAAATGCTAATTTGGCAGCTCGAGATGCAATTGGAGGTGGTATCAGTGGATCAATCAGAAGTGGGATTGAGATGCAAAATATGCCCTCAAACTTTCCTAATAATGGCACAGGGGCTGTTTCAAGCAGAAGTAACTGTTTCAAATCTGCTGCCACTGCTGGCAACCCCATCCATAACAGTGGCAACAGTCTTAGTTCAAGACCTGACTTGCCTCAGAACATGGATTTGTCAGAAATGGATCACATTGCTCAAGAATTTTCGGAAAGTGGCATGTTCAATGGGGATTCATGGTGA
- the LOC135628482 gene encoding RHOMBOID-like protein 3: MANVEAGTGGAGKRSGGGAYYYEEAEAEERAWTAWLVPLIVVACVAVFVAEMYVNNCPAHPGPFGSCAARFLHRVSFQPVRENPLLGPSSSTLEKLGALEWNKVVHQSQGWRLVTCIWLHAGLIHLLANMLSLLFVGIRLEQQFGFVRIGILYLLSGFGGAVLSALLLKKSISVGASGALFGLLGAMLSELIINWTIYSNRVAALLTLVVIIVINLGIGLFPHVDNFAHIGGFLSGFLLGFVLLIRPQFGWLERDDLPPSAQVTSKYKAYQYVLWVIALLLLIAGFVVGLVMLFRGVNGNDHCHWCHYLNCVPSSRWSCDA; the protein is encoded by the exons ATGGCCAACGTCGAGGCCGGCACGGGCGGAGCTGGGAAGAGGTCGGGCGGAGGAGCGTATTACTacgaggaggcggaggcggaggagaggGCGTGGACGGCGTGGTTGGTGCCGCTCATCGTGGTGGCGTGCGTGGCCGTGTTCGTGGCGGAGATGTACGTCAATAACTGCCCCGCCCACCCCGGGCCCTTCGGCTCCTGCGCCGCCCGCTTTCTCCACCGCGTCTCCTTCCAGCCCGTCCGCGAGAACCCCCTCCTCGGGCCCTCCTCCTCCAC ATTGGAGAAGCTGGGGGCTCTTGAGTGGAACAAAGTAGTCCATCAAAGCCAAGGCTGGAGGCTTGTCACCTGTATCTGGTTGCACGCCGGGCTCATCCATTTGCTGGCCAACATGCTGAGCTTGCTCTTTGTTGGAATTCGCCTCGAACAGCAGTTTGGATTTG TGCGCATCGGGATACTATACCTCCTATCAGGCTTTGGTGGGGCTGTGCTCTCAGCTCTTCTCCTAAAGAAGAGCATCTCGGTCGGTGCTTCAGGGGCATTGTTTGGACTTCTCGGAGCAATGCTTTCAGAACTTATTATAAATTGGACTATCTATTCCAATAGG GTTGCAGCTCTATTGACTCTTGTGGTCATCATCGTGATCAACTTGGGTATAGGCTTATTTCCTCATGTCGATAACTTTGCCCACATTGGAGGGTTCTTATCCGGTTTCCTCCTGGGTTTTGTTCTATTAATCCGGCCCCAGTTCGGCTGGCTGGAACGGGATGATCTCCCCCCTTCAGCCCAGGTTACATCCAAGTACAAAGCTTACCAATATGTCTTATGGGTGATTGCATTGCTTTTGCTGATAGCTGG ATTCGTAGTCGGCTTAGTCATGCTCTTTAGGGGAGTGAATGGGAACGACCACTGCCACTGGTGCCACTACCTGAACTGTGTGCCATCATCGAGGTGGAGCTGCGACGCCTAA
- the LOC103979086 gene encoding UDP-galactose/UDP-glucose transporter 4 isoform X1 — MKGEGKSRSLFGIPLTERPKWQQFLLCSSGFFFGYLINGICEEYVYNRLQFSYGWYFTFVQGFVYLGLIHLQGFTTKQMVNPWNTYVKLSGVLMGSHGLTKGSLAFLNYPAQLMFKSTKVLPVMIMGAFIPGLRRKYPLHEYISAVLLVVGLILFTLADAQTSPNFSVIGVVMVSSALVMDSFVGNLQEAIFTMNPETTQMEMLFCSTVVGLPLLIPPMLLTGELFTAWNSCKEHLYVYAVLVFEAMATYVGQVSVLSLVAIFGAATTALVTTARKAVTLLLSYLIFTKPLTEQHCSGLLLIAMGIVLKLLPDYKDSNPQKQKRKQQHHEDHIGQDEERNSLV; from the exons atgaAAGGAGAGGGGAAGTCGAGGTCTCTGTTTGGGATACCATTGACAGAGAGGCCCAAATGGCAGCAGTTTCTCTTGTGTTCCTCCGGGTTCTTCTTTGGCTACCTCATCAATGGCATTTGTGAG GAATATGTGTACAATCGTTTGCAATTCAG CTACGGCTGGTACTTCACCTTTGTGCAAGGATTTGTGTATCTGGGGCTCATACACCTGCAGGGCTTCACCACAAAGCAGATGGTGAATCCATGGAACACGTATGTCAAACTGTCTGGTGTTCTTATGGGATCACATGGACTGACCAAAGGATCTCTGGCCTTCTTGAACTACCCGGCACAGTTGATGTTTAAATCTACCAAG GTGTTGCCAGTGATGATAATGGGAGCCTTCATCCCGGGTCTTCGACGCAAGTACCCATTGCATGAATACATCTCTGCAGTGCTTCTCGTTGTGGGTCTCATCCTCTTCACCTTGGCCGACGCCCAAACATCGCCCAATTTTAGCGTGATAGGCGTGGTCATGGTATCGAGTGCCCTCGTCATGGACTCCTTTGTTGGTAATTTGCAGGAGGCTATATTTACTATGAATCCGGAGACCACTCAG ATGGAGATGCTCTTTTGTTCGACTGTCGTGGGGCTACCTTTGTTGATCCCGCCTATGCTTTTGACAGGGGAGCTCTTCACGGCATGGAACTCATGCAAAGAG CATCTGTATGTGTATGCTGTTCTAGTGTTTGAAGCAATGGCTACCTATGTTGGACAAGTATCGGTGCTGTCGCTCGTTGCGATATTTGGTGCAGCAACCACCGCCTTG GTAACTACAGCGAGGAAGGCAGTCACACTTCTACTATCATATCTGatatttacaaaacctttaaccgAGCAGCATTGCAGCGGGCTTCTGTTGATCGCGATGGGAATTGTTCTGAAGCTGCTTCCAGACTACAAAGATTCAAATCCACAGAAACAAAAGCGGAAACAGCAACACCATGAGGATCACATTGGGCAAGATGAAGAGAGGAATTCATTAGTCTGA
- the LOC103979086 gene encoding UDP-galactose/UDP-glucose transporter 4 isoform X2 — protein MAFVSYGWYFTFVQGFVYLGLIHLQGFTTKQMVNPWNTYVKLSGVLMGSHGLTKGSLAFLNYPAQLMFKSTKVLPVMIMGAFIPGLRRKYPLHEYISAVLLVVGLILFTLADAQTSPNFSVIGVVMVSSALVMDSFVGNLQEAIFTMNPETTQMEMLFCSTVVGLPLLIPPMLLTGELFTAWNSCKEHLYVYAVLVFEAMATYVGQVSVLSLVAIFGAATTALVTTARKAVTLLLSYLIFTKPLTEQHCSGLLLIAMGIVLKLLPDYKDSNPQKQKRKQQHHEDHIGQDEERNSLV, from the exons ATGGCATTTGTGAG CTACGGCTGGTACTTCACCTTTGTGCAAGGATTTGTGTATCTGGGGCTCATACACCTGCAGGGCTTCACCACAAAGCAGATGGTGAATCCATGGAACACGTATGTCAAACTGTCTGGTGTTCTTATGGGATCACATGGACTGACCAAAGGATCTCTGGCCTTCTTGAACTACCCGGCACAGTTGATGTTTAAATCTACCAAG GTGTTGCCAGTGATGATAATGGGAGCCTTCATCCCGGGTCTTCGACGCAAGTACCCATTGCATGAATACATCTCTGCAGTGCTTCTCGTTGTGGGTCTCATCCTCTTCACCTTGGCCGACGCCCAAACATCGCCCAATTTTAGCGTGATAGGCGTGGTCATGGTATCGAGTGCCCTCGTCATGGACTCCTTTGTTGGTAATTTGCAGGAGGCTATATTTACTATGAATCCGGAGACCACTCAG ATGGAGATGCTCTTTTGTTCGACTGTCGTGGGGCTACCTTTGTTGATCCCGCCTATGCTTTTGACAGGGGAGCTCTTCACGGCATGGAACTCATGCAAAGAG CATCTGTATGTGTATGCTGTTCTAGTGTTTGAAGCAATGGCTACCTATGTTGGACAAGTATCGGTGCTGTCGCTCGTTGCGATATTTGGTGCAGCAACCACCGCCTTG GTAACTACAGCGAGGAAGGCAGTCACACTTCTACTATCATATCTGatatttacaaaacctttaaccgAGCAGCATTGCAGCGGGCTTCTGTTGATCGCGATGGGAATTGTTCTGAAGCTGCTTCCAGACTACAAAGATTCAAATCCACAGAAACAAAAGCGGAAACAGCAACACCATGAGGATCACATTGGGCAAGATGAAGAGAGGAATTCATTAGTCTGA
- the LOC135582448 gene encoding BAG family molecular chaperone regulator 1-like — protein MPSRTGYGAAKQVVVEEKGAEWEVTPGGMVVQKRDPESGPPAAVVPTIRVKVKHGSVYHEIYISSQATFGELKKMLSARIGMHPLDQKLIYKDKERDSAAFLDTAGVKDRSKVVLVEDPTAKAKRLLETRKTDKMEKAAKSISTISMEVDKLASKVSALEAIVNKGGRVVDQDVVRLIELLMNELLKLDGVVADGDVKQQRRLQVRRVQKYVETLDLIKIKNATPRANGHVHHPQQQQQQYQQHQQRQQPPQPVVVTTANWDTFDSLFMPSTSTPATTATSTASSTPTTRFDWELF, from the exons ATGCCGTCGAGGACAGGATATGGAGCTGCGAAgcaggtggtggtggaggagaaggGTGCCGAATGGGAGGTGACTCCCGGCGGAATGGTGGTACAGAAGCGCGATCCCGAGTCCGGGCCACCCGCTGCCGTCGTCCCGACCATCCGTGTCAAGGTCAAGCATGGCTCCGTCTACCACGAGATCTACATCAGCTCTCAGGCCACCTTCG GGGAGCTGAAGAAGATGCTGTCGGCGCGTATCGGGATGCATCCGCTCGACCAGAAGCTGATCTACAAGGACAAGGAGCGGGACTCCGCCGCATTCCTCGACACCGCTGGCGTGAAGGACCGGTCGAAGGTAGTGCTGGTGGAGGACCCGACGGCGAAGGCGAAGCGGCTGCTGGAGACGCGCAAGACCGACAAGATGGAGAAGGCAGCCAAGTCCATCTCCACCATCAGCATGGAGGTCGACAAGCTGGCGTCCAAG GTGTCGGCGTTGGAGGCGATCGTGAACAAAGGCGGGAGAGTGGTGGACCAGGACGTGGTTCGGCTGATCGAGTTGTTGATGAACGAGCTGCTCAAGTTGGACGGCGTCGTCGCCGACGGGGACGTGAAGCAACAGAGGAGATTACAG GTTAGGAGGGTCCAGAAGTATGTGGAAACGCTCGATCTGATCAAGATCAAGAATGCAACGCCGAGAGCCAATGGGCATGTCCATCATcctcaacagcagcagcagcagtatcaGCAACACCAGCAGAGGCAGCAGCCACCGCAACCGGTGGTGGTGACCACCGCGAACTGGGACACATTTGATTCCTTGTTCATGCCATCCACCTCCACGCCGGCCACCACCGCCACCTCCACCGCGTCATCCACCCCCACCACAAGGTTCGACTGGGAGCTGTTCTGA